Within Nocardia terpenica, the genomic segment GGCGCGAGCAGGGTGTCGACGATGCCGCGGATGCGGGGTAGCTGGGTGCGCAGTTCGCGCGCAGACAGCACCTTGCCGAGCGGTTCGCGCAGTTCGGTGTGCTCCGGGGGATCGCTGGCGGCCATCATTTTTCTGCCCGCCGGATCGGCGCCGCCGAGGATCGACAGCAGCGTGCCCCGCGTGGAGGTGAAGCGGGTGTGGTCGCGCAGGACGGCGCGCACGTCGCCGTAGCGGGTGACCGACCAGAACGATCGGCCGTCGGGAAGGACCTGCCGGTGGGCGGGAGCCCGGCGGCGCAGCTGCGCCCAGATCGGATGCGGGTCTCCGGTGGAGTAGAGCAGGGGGTCGGCGAGATCCAGTGTCGCGAGGTCGATGTCGGGCGCGTCGGGCGCGGGCACGGTGATTCTCATCGGCGATCCTCCTCGGTGCCGTCGGCCGCGGCCTGTTCGATCAGTTCCGCGAGCCGGGCGATCGTCGGCTCCTCGTAGAAGGTGACCGCGGAGACGGTGCGCCCGAACCGTTCGCCGATCTCGACGGTGATGCGGGTGGCCATCAGGGAATGGCCGCCGAGCTCGAAGAAGTCGTCGTCGACACCCACCCGGTCGACGTGCATGAGGTCGGCCCACAGCTGCGCCAGCCAGGTTTCGGTCGCGCCGCCGGGGGCGCGGTACTCGGTGCTCAGCTCGGGGCGCTGCGGTGCGGCGATCGCGGCGAGCGCGGTGCGGTCGACCTTCCCGTTCCCGGTCAACGGCAGCCGCTCCAATCGCTGGAAGGTCGCCGGAATCATGTACTGCGGCAACAGTTCCGCCAGATGTGTCCGCAGATCCGCCGACACCAGGGGCAGATCGCTGAGATAGAACGCCGACAGCACCCGGTCGCCGTCGTCGCCCCGCGCGACGACCGCCGCGTCGAAGACCTCTGGGTGGCCGCGCAGGGCGGTCTCGACCTGCCCGGTCTCGACCCGGAACCCGCGGATCTTGACCTGGCCGTCGGTGCGACCGTGGAATTCCAGCACCCCGTCGGGCCGTCGGCGGGCGAGATCGCCGGTGCGGTAGAGACGGTCACCGGGCGTCCGGGAGAACGGATTCGGGATGAACCGCGCCGCCGTGAGCGCCGGATCGTTCCGATATCCGAGCGCCAAACCCGCACCCGCGGCGAACAATTCACCGACCTCGCCGTCGGGCGTCGGTGCCAGATCCTCGGTCAGCAGGTGAACAGTGGTGCCGTGAATCGGATACCCGATCGGGACGCGGTCGTCGTCGAGCGGTTCGGTGATCGGATGGCAGGCGGTGAAGGTGGTGTTCTCGGTCGGCCCGTAGCCGTTGATCAGGGTGGTGCCGGGCAGCGCGCGCAGCGCCCGGTTCACGTGGTCGGCGGAGAGCACGTCGCCACCGGCGACCAGGTACCGCAACCCTTTCAGGCGGCCGATGCCCGCATCCACCACGGTGTGGAACAGGCCCGCCGTCAGCCACAGCACCGTCACCCCCGCGCGCGCGACCAGGCGGGCCAGCGCGGCCGGGGACAACTCCTCGGGCGGGGCGACGACCAGGCGGGCGCCGTTGAGCAGCGGCCCCCAGATCTCCAGCGTGGAGGCGTCGAAGGCGACCGGCGCCAGCTGGAGGAAGACGTCGTCGCTATCGATGGGCAGCGACGGCTGATTCGTGACCAGCCGCAACACCGCTCGATGCGGCACGCACACCCCTTTGGGGCGGCCGGTGGAACCGGAGGTGTAGGCGAAGTAGGCGACGCTCTCCCCACTCGAGGTGTCCGTGGGCGACGCCTCGGCCGTCGCGGGCACCTCGGCGACGACCTCGGGCGTCACGATCACCTTGACCCCGGCGTCGGCCAGAATGCTCGACCGAACCTCCTCCGGCTGATACGGATCCAGGGCGAGATAGCCCGCGCCGGCCTTGCCGACGGCGAGCAGGGCCACGATCAGGTCGGCAGAGCGCGGCAGGTCGACACCGACCGGATCGTCGGGCTGGACGCCCAGCTCGCGCAGGTGTGCCGCGAGCCGGTCGGCGCGAATGTTCAGCTCCGCGTAGGTGAGTTCGGCGGCGGGGGCGCTGATCGCGACCCGATCGGCGAACTCGGCGGCGCGGCGCTCGAACACCGCCGCGATGGTGTCGGACGAATCTGGGCGCACACGATCTCCTTTCCGATCAGTGGCCGGTGTGGTCCGGAAAATCGGTCCACGTCGCGGTGGCCTTGGCGACCAGCTGCAGGGTGTCGGTATAGAGGGCGGTGGCGACCGTGCGGGTCCGGCCGTGCCGGCGCACCACTGCCCCGACGACCGCGTGCCGACGCCCGGCCCGGACGGGCCCGGTGATCTCGGCCGACATCCGGGTCAGCACCGCGCGGACGGGGGACGATGTTCCGGCCCAGCCGCCCGGACAGTCGAGCGCGCTCCATACGAATTCCTCGGGCACGGGATCGCCCAACTCGGCGGCCGGTGTCCAGGGGCAGGCGACGGTGTCCGGCCGG encodes:
- a CDS encoding non-ribosomal peptide synthetase; the protein is MRPDSSDTIAAVFERRAAEFADRVAISAPAAELTYAELNIRADRLAAHLRELGVQPDDPVGVDLPRSADLIVALLAVGKAGAGYLALDPYQPEEVRSSILADAGVKVIVTPEVVAEVPATAEASPTDTSSGESVAYFAYTSGSTGRPKGVCVPHRAVLRLVTNQPSLPIDSDDVFLQLAPVAFDASTLEIWGPLLNGARLVVAPPEELSPAALARLVARAGVTVLWLTAGLFHTVVDAGIGRLKGLRYLVAGGDVLSADHVNRALRALPGTTLINGYGPTENTTFTACHPITEPLDDDRVPIGYPIHGTTVHLLTEDLAPTPDGEVGELFAAGAGLALGYRNDPALTAARFIPNPFSRTPGDRLYRTGDLARRRPDGVLEFHGRTDGQVKIRGFRVETGQVETALRGHPEVFDAAVVARGDDGDRVLSAFYLSDLPLVSADLRTHLAELLPQYMIPATFQRLERLPLTGNGKVDRTALAAIAAPQRPELSTEYRAPGGATETWLAQLWADLMHVDRVGVDDDFFELGGHSLMATRITVEIGERFGRTVSAVTFYEEPTIARLAELIEQAAADGTEEDRR